Proteins encoded within one genomic window of Hermetia illucens chromosome 2, iHerIll2.2.curated.20191125, whole genome shotgun sequence:
- the LOC119647639 gene encoding vanin-like protein 1: MEVIKVLTAVLFALVILGARNIQARPSNESDFYTAGVLEYHYLLSNTSLRDSVDLNLNEYIRFIELAKRKNVDVLVFPEGTLNYDFLDTRDELIDNAVVTPDPKLKIAPYKHKDKYSWILAKLSQAAKDNQIYVLVNVVEKVPCTADSVACKPPYNVHHDGYSLYNTNVVFDRKGRIISRYRKVNLYIEPEMDDVVDQPLPIFETDFGVKFGHFICFDIMFKYPARVLVQQENITNILYPTYWYAGLPFFIAETIHQGWAYSNNVNFMVSGANAPQTGTTGSGIYLGRKRIQATLTKPYPIRELFVAKVPKNIRTDVELEQPQIRKESSPADLLRLYVNESWEHQNSVIYPIVEPQETICVDNNKLCCTVEVKRKYLPVPEGASSYNYMLTVNYTKKLYIEKRNVGEITCAIIACTGETTDTCGGRFHLDNEVQRIEFEHIKITTKIHSDQYEEVMVIPNIVPTRLSPFDVSNFTLSEIDVSGDPRHRHKSFTLESTATVPEFLVYGILGRDFGMDNDRMEDIARHHTKS; this comes from the exons ATGGAAGTAATAAAAGTGCTTACCGCTGTCCTTTTTGCTTTGGTGATTCTAGGTGCTCGAAATATTCAA GCACGCCCATCCAATGAAAGTGATTTTTACACTGCTGGTGTCTTGGAGTATCATTATTTACTTTCCAACACATCGTTGCGGGATTCCGTGGATCTGAACCTTAATGAATATATCCGCTTCATAGAACTCGCTAAAAGAAAA AATGTTGATGTTTTAGTGTTTCCGGAAGGAACACTCAACTATGACTTCCTCGACACTCGAGATGAATTGATCGACAATGCAGTAGTTACTCCAGATCCAAAGCTCAAGATTGCCCCATACAAGCATAAGGATAAATATTCATGG ATTTTAGCGAAACTCTCTcaggctgccaaagacaatcaGATTTATGTTCTGGTCAACGTGGTTGAAAAAGTACCTTGCACAGCGGACTCGGTTGCGTGTAAACCTCCATATAATGTTCACCATGACGGCTATAGTCTCTACAATACTAACGTAGTTTTCGATAGAAAGGGGCGTATAATATCCAGATATCGTAAAGTGAACCTTTATATTGAGCCTGAGATGGATGATGTTGTCGATCAACCGTTGCCCATCTTCGAAACGGATTTTGGTGTCAAATTTGGACATTTTATTTGTTTCGACATAATGTTTAAATATCCTGCGAGAGT ATTAGTTCAACAAGAAAATATCACCAATATCCTTTATCCAACATATTGGTACGCGGGCCTCCCTTTCTTCATAGCTGAAACCATACATCAGGGTTGGGCGTACAGTAACAATGTAAATTTCATGGTCTCTGGTGCGAATGCGCCTCAAACGGGAACAACTGGTTCAGGAATCTACTTGGGTCGCAAACGGATTCAAGCCACTTTAACAAAACCATATCCAATTCGAGAACTGTTTGTTGCAAAAGTACCCAAGAATATCAGAACAGATGTCGAACTCGAACAACCTCAGATTAGAAAGGAAAGTTCACCGGCAGATCTTCTCAGATTGTATGTAAACGAAAGCTGGGAACATCAAAATTCTGTTATCTATCCTATCGTAGAGCCGCAGGAAACTATATGCGTcgataataataaattatgctGCACCGTTGAGGTTAAGAGAAAGTACCTTCCAGTTCCTGAGGGAGCTTCATCATATAACTACATGCTAACCGTGAATTACACCAAGAAACTTTACATAGAAAAACGAAATGTAGGCGAAATAACTTGCGCCATTATAGCATGCACCGGAGAAACCACAGATACTTGCGGAGGAAGATTTCATCTGGACAACGAAGTCCAAAGGATCGAATTCGAACATATCAAAATTACAACCAAAATTCATTCGGATCAATATGAAGAAGTGATGGTGATACCAAATATTGTGCCTACAAGACTTTCACCATTTGATGTCTCGAATTTCACTCTTAGTGAGATTGATGTGTCAGGAGATCCACG acacCGCCACAAAAGTTTCACGCTTGAGTCGACCGCAACAGTGCCCGAGTTTTTAGTTTATGGAATTTTAGGACGCGACTTTGGCATGGATAACGACAGAATGGAGGATATTGCCCGCCATCACACGAAATCCTAG
- the LOC119650033 gene encoding vanin-like protein 1 encodes MEVIKVLTTVFFALVVLGVGNIEANLPNGDDFYTAGVLEYSYLVSNKSMMESVELNVNEYVRFIELAKRKNVDVLVFPEATLNHDFIETREQLSDYAVVTPDPKLKIAPYEHENDYSSILVKLSKAAKDNQIYVLVNLIEKMLCTSESDACKPPHNVHNDGYCLYNTNVVFDRKGRLISRYRKVNLYIEPRLDEPSEQPLPIFETDFGVKFGHFICFDVMFKYPSRILVQQENITNILYPTYWYAGLPFFIAETIHQGWAYSNNVNFMVSGANVLHFGTSGAGIYFGHKRIQAIETKPDPVRKLYTAKVPKNIRADVKFEEPQIREESSAADLLRLYVSENWVSEYPIFFPLKEPQETVCVNDNKLCCTVEVKKKDLKVPDGAVSYKYALSLNYTTKLYIERRNMGEITCAIVACTGEAMDTCGRRFHTENVAPGIEFEHIKITAKIRSDKFEDVMIQPNTVTTGLLPFDVSNYTLTETDVFPDQSYNYKNFTIESTTTVSEFLVFGMFGRDFSMDHDKMEDIARFHEKSKRNKNSV; translated from the exons ATGGAAGTAATCAAAGTGCTAACTACTGTGTTTTTTGCTTTGGTGGTTCTAGGGGTTGGAAATATCGAA GCAAATCTACCAAATGGAGATGATTTTTATACAGCCGGGGTGTTGGAGTATAGTTACTTGGTTTCCAACAAATCGATGATGGAATCCGTAGAGTTGAATGTTAATGAGTATGTGCGCTTCATAGAACTCGCTAAAAGAAAA AATGTTGATGTCTTGGTGTTTCCTGAAGCAACACTCAATCATGACTTTATCGAAACCCGAGAGCAGTTAAGTGATTATGCGGTAGTTACTCCAGATCCCAAGCTGAAGATTGCCCCATACGAGCATGAAAATGATTATTCTTCC ATTTTAGTGAAACTCTCCAAGGCCGCTAAGGACAATCAGATTTATGTtctggtcaatctgattgagAAGATGCTGTGTACATCGGAATCTGATGCTTGTAAACCACCACATAATGTCCATAACGATGGTTATTGTCTTTACAATACTAACGTAGTTTTCGATAGAAAAGGACGTTTAATATCCAGATATCGTAAAGTGAACCTTTACATTGAGCCTCGTTTGGATGAGCCATCGGAGCAACCATTACCTATCTTCGAAACAGATTTTGGTGTCAAATTCGGACATTTTATTTGTTTCGATGTTATGTTTAAATACCCTTCGAGAAT ATTAGTTCAGCAAGAAAATATCACCAACATTCTTTATCCAACATACTGGTATGCTGGCCTTCCTTTCTTCATAGCAGAAACCATACATCAGGGATGGGCCTACAGCAACAATGTAAACTTCATGGTCTCGGGTGCGAATGTCCTTCACTTCGGAACATCTGGTGCAGGAATCTACTTTGGCCACAAACGAATCCAAGCAATAGAAACGAAGCCAGATCCAGTAAGAAAATTGTATACTGCAAAGGTACCTAAAAATATTAGAGCAGATGTCAAATTTGAAGAACCTCAGATCAGAGAGGAAAGCTCAGCGGCAGATCTTCTCAGATTGTACGTAAGTGAAAATTGGGTATCTGAATATCCCATTTTCTTTCCTTTGAAAGAGCCACAGGAAACTGTATGCGTCAATGACAATAAATTATGTTGCACGGTTGAGGTTAAGAAAAAGGAccttaaagttcctgacggagCGGTGTCTTATAAATATGCACTAAGCCTGAATTACACCACGAAGCTCTATATAGAAAGACGAAATATGGGAGAAATAACATGTGCCATTGTAGCATGCACTGGAGAAGCCATGGATACCTGCGGAAGAAGATTTCACACCGAAAATGTAGCTCCAGGAATAGAGTTTGAACATATCAAAATTACAGCCAAAATCCGCTCGGATAAATTTGAAGATGTGATGATCCAACCAAATACTGTGACCACAGGACTTTTACCATTTGATGTTTCCAATTATACTCTTACTGAAACTGATGTCTTCCCTGACCAAAG TTACAACTATAAAAATTTCACCATTGAATCGACGACAACAGTGTCCGAGTTTTTAGTTTTTGGAATGTTTGGACGAGATTTTAGCATGGACCACGACAAAATGGAGGATATTGCCCGTTTTCATGAGAAATCAAAACGTAACAAAAACTCAGTTTGA